One part of the Rutidosis leptorrhynchoides isolate AG116_Rl617_1_P2 chromosome 1, CSIRO_AGI_Rlap_v1, whole genome shotgun sequence genome encodes these proteins:
- the LOC139886129 gene encoding UDP-glycosyltransferase TURAN, which produces MELGKRRRAAVVVLGDIGRSPRMQYHALSLATQANLEVDIVAYGGSDPHSALLDNRSIHIHTMKQWPSYNGALLKLFRPFMLLLKPLIQFIMLLWFLCVKIKAPDVFLVQNPPSVPTLVAVKWASWLRKSSVIIDWHNFGYTLLALSLGRSSRFVAVYHWVELHFGKMAHGSLCVTKAMQHELEQVWGIKATVLYDQPPEFFRPAQLVEKHKLFCRIKKDIFLSNSPPDCISYGITAKDMQDPNTTLFTNKIGDNYQLKQNRPALIVSSTSWTPDEDFGILLEAAVMYDRRVAALLNENDSNGDEVFWKDINEGKIFSYPRLLFVITGKGPEKEKYEEKIKKLNLKRVAFRTMWLSPEDYPLLLGSADLGVCLHTSSSGLDLPMKVVDMFGCGLPVCAVSYSCITELVKVDKNGLLFSSSSELADELMMLFKGFPNECDALKTLRDGVLEMGLSARWATEWEANAKPLISKVLSGGMN; this is translated from the exons ATGGAATTGGGGAAGAGACGGCGAGCAGCAGTTGTAGTGTTGGGTGATATTGGGCGTAGCCCTAGAATGCAATACCATGCCCTTTCTCTTGCGACTCAG GCAAATCTTGAAGTCGATATTGTTGCATATGGGG GTTCTGATCCACATTCTGCTCTCTTAGATAATCGTTCTATACATATCCACACAATG AAGCAATGGCCATCATATAATGGAGCTCTACTGAAGTTATTCCGGCCTTTTATGCTTTTGCTAAAGCCGTTGATTCAGTTCATTATGCTTCTTTGGTTTCTTTGTGTTAAAATAAAGGCCCCCGATGTATTCTTAGTCCAG AACCCGCCTTCTGTTCCAACTTTAGTTGCGGTGAAATGGGCGAGCTGGTTAAGAAAATCATCCGTCATCATTGATTGGCATAACTTTGGATATACCCTGCTTGCACTATCTCTTGGCAGAAGTAGTCGCTTTGTAGCAGTGTATCATTG GGTAGAATTACATTTTGGGAAGATGGCACATGGATCTTTATGCGTCACTAAGGCAATGCAACATGAGTTGGAACAAGTTTGGGGAATTAA AGCCACGGTGTTATATGATCAACCTCCTGAGTTTTTCCGTCCAGCTCAGCTCGTTGAAAAGCATAAG TTATTTTGTAGAATTAAGAAAGATATATTCCTGTCAAACAGTCCTCCTGACTGCATCAGCTATG GAATAACTGCTAAAGATATGCAAGATCCAAATACAACTCTATTTACAAACAAGATTGGCGACAATTATCAGTTGAAGCAGAATAGACCTGCACTGATTGTTAGTAGTACAAGCTG GACCCCAGATGAAGATTTTGGCATTCTTTTGGAAGCAGCAGTGATGTACGATAGACGTGTTGCTGCACTATTAAATGAGAATGATTCAAATGGGGATGAGGTGTTTTGGAAGGACATTAATGAAGGGAAGATATTTTCATATCCAAGATTATTATTCGTTATTACCG GGAAAGGACCTGAGAAAGAGAAATATGAAGAAAAGATAAAGAAACTGAACCTCAAACGTGTAGCTTTTCGTACCATGTGGCTGTCACCAGAGGATTACCCGTTACTTCTTG GATCTGCTGATCTTGGTGTCTGTTTGCATACTTCTTCATCAGGGTTGGACCTCCCAATGAAG GTTGTAGACATGTTTGGATGTGGTCTGCCTGTTTGTGCCGTTTCTTATTCTTG CATTACAGAGCTTGTAAAAGTGGATAAGAATGGACTACTTTTTTCGTCTTCTTCAGAGCTTGCTGATGAACTCATG ATGCTCTTTAAGGGCTTCCCTAATGAATGTGATGCTTTGAAAACATTACGAGATGGGGTTCTGGAAATGGGGTTGTCTGCAAGGTGGGCCACTGAGTGGGAAGCTAATGCAAAACCATTAATATCCAAG GTACTCTCTGGTGGAATGAATTAA